Proteins from a single region of Melanotaenia boesemani isolate fMelBoe1 chromosome 3, fMelBoe1.pri, whole genome shotgun sequence:
- the LOC121637381 gene encoding protein disulfide isomerase Creld1 isoform X2, with the protein MYIDECGTELDNCLPNSYCFNTEGSFECRGCDVACVGCMGGGPARCRKCAPGYRLTGSKCLDVDECSDRVLACRGLDEICINTEGSFRCECAQGFNRKDSVCERKQIPCVQEKGLFEDIQDDEVEVLQKMFFGVVLCALGTLAAKGDLVYTSVFMGAAAAMAGYWLSDRGDRLIDGFLKGR; encoded by the exons ATGT aCATTGATGAGTGTGGCACAGAGCTGGATAACTGTTTACCAAACAGTTACTGCTTTAACACAGAGGGATCCTTTGAATGCAGAG GTTGTGATGTGGCCTGTGTGGGGTGTATGGGTGGTGGACCGGCTCGCTGCCGGAAATGTGCTCCTGGATATAGACTGACAGGATCCAAGTGCTTGG ACGTAGATGAATGCAGTGACCGGGTCCTTGCCTGCCGTGGCCTGGATGAGATCTGTATCAACACAGAGGGCTCCTTCCGTTGTGAATGTGCTCAAGGCTTCAACCGCAAAGACAGCGTTTGCGAGAGGAAGCAGATTCCTT GTGTTCAGGAGAAGGGTCTGTTTGAGGATATCCAGGATGATGAGGTGGAGGTGCTGCAAAAGATGTTCTTTGGGGTGGTGCTGTGTGCTCTGGGCACACTTGCAGCAAAAGGAGATTTGGTTTACACATCTGTATTCATGGGAGCAGCTGCAGCTATGGCGGGTTACTGGCTTTCTGATAGAGGGGACCGTTTGATAGACGGCTTTCTAAAGGGCCGTTAA
- the LOC121637381 gene encoding protein disulfide isomerase Creld1 isoform X1, whose amino-acid sequence MEMGVKRLHRNLLQALWLWSLLTVHVLSCPDSCRKCSGQETHQCEECRTGWTLHNKTCVDIDECGTELDNCLPNSYCFNTEGSFECRGCDVACVGCMGGGPARCRKCAPGYRLTGSKCLDVDECSDRVLACRGLDEICINTEGSFRCECAQGFNRKDSVCERKQIPCVQEKGLFEDIQDDEVEVLQKMFFGVVLCALGTLAAKGDLVYTSVFMGAAAAMAGYWLSDRGDRLIDGFLKGR is encoded by the exons ATGGGAGTGAAGAGGCTTCACAGAAACCTGCTACAGGCTCTGTGGTTGTGGAGTCTGTTGACTGTTCATGTGCTCAGCTGTCCAGATTCCTGCAGGAAGTGTTCAGGGCAAGAAACGCACCAGTGTGAAGAATGCAGAACTGGCTGGACACTCCATAATAAAACATGTGTAG aCATTGATGAGTGTGGCACAGAGCTGGATAACTGTTTACCAAACAGTTACTGCTTTAACACAGAGGGATCCTTTGAATGCAGAG GTTGTGATGTGGCCTGTGTGGGGTGTATGGGTGGTGGACCGGCTCGCTGCCGGAAATGTGCTCCTGGATATAGACTGACAGGATCCAAGTGCTTGG ACGTAGATGAATGCAGTGACCGGGTCCTTGCCTGCCGTGGCCTGGATGAGATCTGTATCAACACAGAGGGCTCCTTCCGTTGTGAATGTGCTCAAGGCTTCAACCGCAAAGACAGCGTTTGCGAGAGGAAGCAGATTCCTT GTGTTCAGGAGAAGGGTCTGTTTGAGGATATCCAGGATGATGAGGTGGAGGTGCTGCAAAAGATGTTCTTTGGGGTGGTGCTGTGTGCTCTGGGCACACTTGCAGCAAAAGGAGATTTGGTTTACACATCTGTATTCATGGGAGCAGCTGCAGCTATGGCGGGTTACTGGCTTTCTGATAGAGGGGACCGTTTGATAGACGGCTTTCTAAAGGGCCGTTAA